A stretch of DNA from Equus caballus isolate H_3958 breed thoroughbred chromosome 13, TB-T2T, whole genome shotgun sequence:
GTTGGTGGCAAAGCCACTGCCACATGGGCTTCCCCCGCTGCGCCCTGGGGGCCCTTTTAGGATCACCTGCAGCCCTAGCTGCTGGCTCAGCCTGGCACACACTGGGTGGGGGGGCTCCATACATGCTTCCTGAACGAATTCAGTGAACTGTCCTGGGCCGACAGTGTGACTTCCCGACGGGCCTTCCACTGGTGCAAAGATGAGCTGACAGCCCAGAGGCAAGGCGGCGGGAGAGAAAGCTTGCCAGCAAGGGGAAGACAGCGGACTGGTGCCCTAGAGAACCATCTTACAACCACAACCTCCGGAAGCAGCTATATAGGGCAAACGGGCTGGAAAAGGGGCGTCTCAGGATGTCGGCcatctgctgttgagtccctgAGATTCCAGATCATCACCGGTGACGGCACCAGCGGAGGGCTTTTTCCCAGAGGACATCTCTGGGAAAACTTGGAGAGCTCAGTTATCGCCCTGTTGGAATAGGGAGCTCACCGTACAAGCCGAGGCCGTGAAAAGGGCAGAGCACGCATCTCTCTCACACGCAGGTGCCTGCTGAGCTAGGCTACGTGCAAACTAGAGCATTGCTGACAAGGAGGCGGGTGTCCTGTGGACTGGGGTCGTTGGGGTCCTAACACGGTTCCCCCTATCAGATGGCTTCCCTTATGCTAACCTATGTCAACCACGGGTGGTGTATCTTAGCTTTCAGGCGGCGCTGACAACAGGACCCCCAGCCGGTGTGCTCAGCAGCAGCCCTGGTACCAGGCGCTCAGCCCGCACGACCCAGAGGCCCGGAGGATAGCGAGCTGTCCTCCCTCGCGGCAGCCCCACGGCTGTGCGACAGGATGGTCCTCCTGCGCGGTGATGAGAGTCCAGTTGCAGGAGGTGTGCAAATcgaggctgggagggggtgggggccctCAGGCTGCCTCGGCTCTGGGGTTTGTGCAGGGGCATGGACGGCACCCCGGGAGACAGGCCCCAGGTGAGGGGCCCGGCCGGCAGGGATGGGGTTCCAGCTGCCTCATGTCAGGGCAGGAGGCTCGAAGCAGGCCCAGCCACTTCTGGTGCCAACAGCCCCCCCGCCCCTCGCAGCTCCTTGACAAAGTggcacctcctcccctcccagctgGGCCTCCAGGGTTTCGGGGACCAGAGTGCAGCACAGACGGACAGGGCCTCATAACCCCCGCCACCTGTCGCCCAGcgggccctgccccagccccagcaccaCTAGCAGAGTGGGCCCCTCTGGGCGgccagcccccgccccgcccctcgctGTCCCAGGGCAGGCCGGTGCCTCCTGCCCAGGTGACTGTGCTCACAAAGCCACTGAGCGGGCAAGCTTGCTGTCCGAGGCTTGGTGGGGACACGGCTGGTGCCTCCGAAGGCCCTGGATTTGAGGGGTTTGCTGTGTAGACCCTCGTGGGCACCCCGGGGTCTCCAGGCCTGGTGTTCCCCCACTGGCCCTGTCAGAGAGGAAGGAGCTGGCGGACACAGGTGGTGGCGGGTTGAGGAGACCCACGGACCTCCGGTTCCAGGGATCCTGCCAAGGGGGGCCAAGCGTGGGGAAGGCGGGGGCTCCTCCCTCAGAACTAGGACCCGGGTCCCAAAGCCCAGGGAGCTCTGGTTCTGATGGGGAGACCGAGGCAGAGGGCCGAGACCTGCCAGGAGGGGCAGCCCGGCCACCATGCAGTGTTCTCTCCAGCAAGGAAAGGGACGAGGGTGCCCCAAGCCCCGGGTCTGGACACCGGCCCCCCAGACAGCAGCCCGTCCCACAGCTCCCTGCCACCGACTCGACCCCACATTCCACACACGCCTGTCGCTTTAAGCCGCCTGGCTGTCCCCTGCAAACTGCTCGTTCCACATTCtcggggtggtgggggtgggtggggtgccGGCACGCCCTCGCGGAGGCCCATAAGGCTCAGGGTGGGGACGGCGGCCCCGGGAGGGGAGCTGGGGCCTCGGCAGCCGTCCGCATGgccctgctgcttctggggttcctcgggctcctgggcctcctggggctctgggggctGCTCCGCACCTGcgcccgcgccccggcccccacccctcgCTGGCCCCCTGGGCCTCGCCCGCTGCCGCTCATTGGGAACCTGCACTTGCTGCGGGTGTCGCAAATGGACCGGTCACTAATGCAGGTAGGTCAGGGCAGCCCCGTCCTGCCGCTCGGCTCCCGCCACCTGGGCCCAGAACCGGGCTCCCCACCCgcctccccagccctggctcgGGGAAGCTGCGCCCTCGTCTTCCAGGACCCCTGTGACCGGCACAGGAGGCCTGAGTGCCCACCCTGCCTTGGGGAAGAGAAAGCCACCCCCCCACACAGGGAAGCAGACGGGCTAGCTAAGGAGCAGGGGGCCGGGAGTGGCAGGCCAGGAggcctccctggaggaggtggcatgtgAGGATTTGGTGAGAGCCTGAGGGAGGGCCAGGTTTGGGGGCAGTGGAGGGGAGGAGGCGGGTGCTCCCAGGAGCAGCATGGCACAGCAGAGGCCCAGCACCGGAAGGAACCTGGCCCTGCGCACGGACGTGCCTCGGGGGCCCTCCCTGCGGCCAGGAGCCTGCCGGGCCGGGGTGAAGTGGAGGTGCAGGCCGGCCCCGCCCCGTGAGGCCACCCAGGCAAGCCGCCCCAGCCGCAGCTCCCTTGCCCCATGTGCTCCTGCTCCCGGAAGCCACCGACATGGCTGCCCGGTGGCTCCCCAGGCCCTGCAGGTTGGCGGAAGGGGGCTGCAGCCCTGGCTCCTCAGGGCAGCTGCTGCTGACCCACGAAGTGCCCTGGCCTGAAGCAGCTGCCCCCAGGCTCTCAGGCCCTGTGCCCAGGGCGGGCCCCAAGGCCACCGTCCTGTGCTGGAAGGAGCGGCCCGGCCCTCAGTGCACGGGATCCACAGCAACTCACTTCCTGCCTCCCGGCCTCCGCGtcctcacccataaaatgggGACACACCAGCCCTCGCCCAGGGCAGGGATGCCGTGAGGACTGGGGGGACGGCACACTTGGAGGCCCCAGAGGCCCGTCCTTGCCGGGCATGCTCGTGTGTCCTCACACTGGGCGGGGGAGGCCGGCCTGAGACACACTGGCCATTCGGGGCTGCAGGGGATGGAGTCCATCAGGCCCGCTCCCTGTGCAGACCCTGGGCTTCCAGTTCAGGCCGTGCAACAGCCAGCCCTCCCACGCTGCTCATCCTGGGCCACAGGAGAGCCCCCTCCAGTGTGTCCCCTGAGAAGAGAAACCCATGACGGCCACCCCCAGCACCTTCCTGGAGGggatggcagggggctctgcaggGTCTGGCTGGAGACTGCCCCCTGGGGCCCTGCTCCAGCCAAACACACCTCCCCATGGCGGCCCCggggcctttgctcatgctgccCCCACCTGGGCTGCCCGGGTTCCGAATCTCCTAGTGTCTGTCCTGCATGGGTGTGGCCTGAGGGGCCACAGGGGACCTGGAAGGACACCGTTTGGTGATCCCTGCCTGTCCCCGGCAGCTCTCAGAGCAGTACGGGCCGGTGTTCACCGTCCACCTGGGGCTCCAGAAAACAGTGGTGCTGACCGGCTACGAGGCAGTGAGGGAGGCCCTGGTGGGCACTGGGCAGGAGCTGGCCGACCGGCCCCCCATTGCCATCTTCCAGCTCATCCAGGGAGGCGGCGGTAGGTGTGCAGTGGGGGGCAGGGTGGAGTTGGAGGGAGCAGGGGCCAGCTCTGCTCCTGGGGGCCTGCTGGGCATGGGATCCCCTGGTCCCAGGAGGAGTGGGGgcccaaggagagaggcccctCCCTTGAGGCAGCAGGAGACAGTGCCCCCGGAGTGGCTCGTGGGGAGGGACAGGGTGTCCACATGGCAGGCCAAGGGCACAAGGCACCACGGCGCACCAATGGGGGATGGGCCAGCCGAGGCCAGGTACCCGAGAGCAGACCGGGGGAGGGCAGTGAGGCCCAGCGAGGCCCCAGACCCGGGCCCACCCCCACTCGCTCCCTGCCTGCGCCACCAGCAGCCGCTCACCGCCTGTGTCTGGCCCGTAGGTGTCTTCTTCTCATCCGGGCCGCGCTGGAGGGCCGCCCGCCAGTTCACCGTGCGCACCCTCCACCGCCTGGGCGTGGGGAGGGGGCCTGCGGCCAACAAGGTCCTGCAGGAGCTGAGGTGCCTTACGGTGCAGCTGGACGGCTATGGAGGTGAGTGGGGCCAGGGCACCCCCTTCCCCGGGGTCCCGTCCCCGCTGAGGTCTGTCTCCCCTGCCCGCAGGCCGGCCCTTCCCCCTGGCCCTGCTCGGCTGGGCTCCCTCCAACGTCACCTTCACGCTCCTCTTCGGCCAGCGGTTCGACTACCGGGATCCCGTGTTCGTGGCCCTGCTGGGCCTCATCGATGAGGTCATGGTCCTCTTGGGGACCCCTGGCCTGCAGGTGAGAGGTCGCTGCTCCCGGCctcggggtggggggcagggagctgaGCGCCGGCTTGAGGCCGGGGTGGGAGGGGGTCCCAGCACTGCCCCTGTCCCCCTGCAGAAGCAGCGCTGGATTCAGAGCTGGGAGGCCCGGGGCACGGCCTGTCTCTGACATCGATTGGCCATGGGCCCTGGGGCCAGTCCCCTGTGCTCCCTGGGAAACGAGGGGGCTGGGGTAGGGGACCCCAGCTCCCATCCTTGCACCTTCCCGTCAGCAACAGACGCACCTGTTCAAAGGAGGGGGGAGCCTCTCGGGTCCTCAGGCTTCCGTCCAAACTCTAACTCGCTCCTGgtcggtggggggggggagggggggcccGGACGTCCTCTGGGCAGGAAGACGGCCGCCTGGAGAAAGCCAGGGTGGCCGGGTCCAACCGGGGGgcccctggaggctggaggcagaaGGTCAGCGTGGCTCCGAGGGCAACAGAACGCTGCTCCCCGGCCTCCGTTCCCGTGCCAGCTCCTCGGTACCGAGATGCCCTGGGTAACTGTCGCCAGGGACCACAGCTGTCTCGGGGGCACAGTGGTGCTGGTGTGGCCGGGACGGCAGGTGACACTTACTGAGCGCCGACGGCACGTGTGGCCCCTCCGCTGACCTGGTCAGACACACTCGCCCTGAGCGCTTTCGCATTAACGACTGGTGGCAGGGTCAGTGTTTCCATAGCGAGGACCCTAGCCCCTTCTCTGTCTTGCCCACTCTGGTGGATGGAGAGCGGGGGCCCGAGACCCCCAGTGTGTCACTGTCGGGCGGCTCCTCCTGCCCGCGCTGGACGGGGTTTCCTCTGAGTCCTGGGGCTGCTGGTCCCACCCGGGGCGAGGGACCCCTTGCTCTGAGTGGGACGCCCTCTTGTGGCCGCGAGCGCCACCCGCCCCCAGCACATCTGCAGGGCCCCGTGAACACACGGTGGCAGCATGGCCCCGCCCCTCACCCCTCTGCGCCCTCGCCCCCCACCTCGCTGTCttgccctctgcccccagctgtTCAACATCTACCCCTGGCTCGGGACCCTCCTCCAGCTGCACCGGCCCGTCCTGCGGAAGATCGAGGAGGTGCGAGCCATCCTGAGCACCCTCCTGGAGGCCCGGCGGCCATCCACGCCCAGGAGAGGCCCCGTGCAGAGCTACATGGATGCTCTGATCCAGGAGGGCCAGGTGTGGGTGAGACGACCCCAGGAGgactggggttggggaggggtccACGCTAGTCCTGCGCCATGCTCCTCCACCTCCTGGCTGggggcctccctgagcctcagtctcctcatctgtgaaacggggCATTCGCACAGTGCGGCCTCAGGGAGCAGTTGGGAGGTCTCGGTGAGCCCAGAACGCAGTCAGTGCCCAGCGGGTCCTGGCTCCGTCCTTCCTGCCCTAGCTCCACCTTCTACCCTTTTCTCGAGCCCAGGCTCCAGCTGAGCCCCGCCCCACCCACCTCTGCAGGGGAAAGACCCCACGGGCCTGTTTGCTGAGGCCAACATGGTGGCCTGTGCCCTGGACATGGTCATGGCTGGTACGGAGACCACCTCAGCCACACTGCAGTGGGCTGCCCTCCTGATGGGCAAGCACCCGAGCGTGCAGGGTGAGCCCCGGGCCCCTCATGCCCGCCCCCGGCCAGGATGGCCTCTCGTGCCCAGTGGGTGGGGTCCCCCGGGGCCGAGGGGATGGAGGATCCCGGGAACACTGGCGCCCACCCTCTCGCCTGCAGGCCGGGTGCAGGAGGAGCTGGACCGTGTGCTGGGGCCCGAGCGGCTCCCCCGGCTGGAGGACCAGCGGTCACTGCCCTACACCAACGCCGTGCTGCACGAGGTCCAGAGGTTCATCACTCTCCTGCCCCACGTGGCCCGCTGCACGGCGGCCGACACCCAGCTGTGCGGCTACCAGCTCCCCAAGGTGGGAGGGCCAGGCCTCGGCTGCGCCCTGGGCCCCTCCTGGACCCTGATGATGCCCAGGGGTCCCTGTGGGGGGCAGCAAAGGGGCCTCAGAAACAGGAGGGGGGCAGATCTCGGCCTTACAGCCCCCTGCAGCCTGGTGCTTCCCCTTGCCATGTGGCTGGTGGGTCACCTGGCCTCGCTGGTGCCACTGGGTGCCTCGCCTGTGACGTGGGGCTCACGCTGGCCACAGCAGGTGTGCAGGAGCCGAACCCTCGAGCAGACCTCCTCCTGGTGGGCCGAGGGCCCCCCCCCTTCCTGTCTCCCCGGGGGCCTCTCTCAGTGCTCCCCCTGCACCTTGCCCACAGGGCACGCCCGTGGTCCCCCTGCTGAGCTCTGTGCTCCTAGACAAGACGCAGTGGGCGACGCCCCACCAGTTCAACCCTGGCCACTTCCTGGACGCCGACGGGCGCTTTGTGAAGCCAGCGGCCTTCTTGCCTTTCTCTGCAGGTACCCGTGGGCCTGCCCACCAGGGCCTCGGTGGCTCGGGGCCTGTGGGGACCCCCATGCCCCCAGTCCTGGCCCCCCGTTCCTGTCCCCTCAGAGCTGACCCCAGTCCTGATGGCCCAGGCCTCACCCTCAGGTTGCCCGGTGGCTCTCCCTGGGGGACCCAGCCCCTTCACTCCAGGAGATGGCCTGGCTCGCCCGCACAGCCGTGGAAAGAGCGGGCCTGGAGCCCCCAgcctgtgcctcggtttcccctgCAGGCCGCCGTGTCTGTGTCGGGGAGAGCCTGGCCCGGTCAGAGCTGTTCCTGCTGTTTGCCGGCCTCCTCCAGAGGTACCGCCTGCTGCCGCCGCCCGGCCTCAGCCCCGCCACCCTGGACACCACGCCCGCACCAGCCTTCACCATGCGGCCGCCGGCCCAGGCCCTGTGCGCTGTGCCCAGGCCCCAGGGACGCTGACCGAGGGAGATCAGGCCTGTGCTGGGATAAACTCCCAGGGCTGCCGCTCCCCAGCCCCCGGCTCCCAGCTTGGGGTGCTCTGTGGATGATCGAGGCAGGACGGATGGACAGACGGCCCCTCATCGCCCCCTCACTGGGTTCATTCCTGTGGCCACCCCAGGCTGTGTATCCCAGGCTGGGCAGCCTCATCTGGGTACCGTCGGGGAGCACCGGGCCTGATCCTGTTCTTTTGAAGGCCCTGGGCCTCTTCCAGGCTCCCCACCTGGTACTGTGGGACctcttcctcctgtctcctcccgGGGCAACCAGGGCCCCAGTGCTGAGctgggctccctcccctcccctgatcctctccctcctccctctgcccacagaCCCTCCCAGGTGCCCCCCATGCCCCACTGGTGCAGAATCCCCTCCTCACACCCCACGACacctcccccaggctccctgccacttcctctccccatctcccctgcaCACTGCCTCCCATCTGGTCCCCACCAGGGCCAGTGTCGGCCAGGCACCCCCCACTAGGCACAGAGGTGTCCCCACCTGCAGCTGGGGTGCAGGAGACGGCAGGTGGCGGCGTTCACCCACAGGCCAGCCTCAGGCCTCAGTTCCCAGCAGGCTTGCTCTGCACCATGTCAGGCCCGGGATTGACCGGGCCCCTTGAAGACCCCACCCCCTCCTT
This window harbors:
- the CYP2W1 gene encoding cytochrome P450 2W1 isoform X2 — its product is MRVQLQELSEQYGPVFTVHLGLQKTVVLTGYEAVREALVGTGQELADRPPIAIFQLIQGGGGVFFSSGPRWRAARQFTVRTLHRLGVGRGPAANKVLQELRCLTVQLDGYGGRPFPLALLGWAPSNVTFTLLFGQRFDYRDPVFVALLGLIDEVMVLLGTPGLQLFNIYPWLGTLLQLHRPVLRKIEEVRAILSTLLEARRPSTPRRGPVQSYMDALIQEGQGKDPTGLFAEANMVACALDMVMAGTETTSATLQWAALLMGKHPSVQGRVQEELDRVLGPERLPRLEDQRSLPYTNAVLHEVQRFITLLPHVARCTAADTQLCGYQLPKGTPVVPLLSSVLLDKTQWATPHQFNPGHFLDADGRFVKPAAFLPFSAGRRVCVGESLARSELFLLFAGLLQRYRLLPPPGLSPATLDTTPAPAFTMRPPAQALCAVPRPQGR
- the CYP2W1 gene encoding cytochrome P450 2W1 isoform X1; its protein translation is MALLLLGFLGLLGLLGLWGLLRTCARAPAPTPRWPPGPRPLPLIGNLHLLRVSQMDRSLMQLSEQYGPVFTVHLGLQKTVVLTGYEAVREALVGTGQELADRPPIAIFQLIQGGGGVFFSSGPRWRAARQFTVRTLHRLGVGRGPAANKVLQELRCLTVQLDGYGGRPFPLALLGWAPSNVTFTLLFGQRFDYRDPVFVALLGLIDEVMVLLGTPGLQLFNIYPWLGTLLQLHRPVLRKIEEVRAILSTLLEARRPSTPRRGPVQSYMDALIQEGQGKDPTGLFAEANMVACALDMVMAGTETTSATLQWAALLMGKHPSVQGRVQEELDRVLGPERLPRLEDQRSLPYTNAVLHEVQRFITLLPHVARCTAADTQLCGYQLPKGTPVVPLLSSVLLDKTQWATPHQFNPGHFLDADGRFVKPAAFLPFSAGRRVCVGESLARSELFLLFAGLLQRYRLLPPPGLSPATLDTTPAPAFTMRPPAQALCAVPRPQGR